In Oxalobacteraceae bacterium OTU3CINTB1, the sequence CGCGCCGCCCCCGGCGGTCCAGCCCCAGCCTTAAATCTCCAGATTGTCGATCAGGCGGGTCGAGCCCAGCTTGGCGGCGGCCAGCACCACCAGCGGCGCGCCTTGCGCCAGGTCGCCGGCGCTCGGCGGCTGCAAATCGCTGCGCTTGCGGATCGACACGTAGTCCGGCTTCCAGCCGCGCTTGGCCAAATCCTCCATCGCCTTGTGCTCGACCTGGAAGATGTCCAGGTGGCCGGCGCGCATTTCGTTGGCCACGTAGTTCAGGCTTTGGAACAGCGCCGGCGCCTCCGCCCGCTCCGCTTCCGACAAATACATATTGCGCGACGACAGCGCCAGGCCATCGTCGGCGCGGTAGGTTTCGGCGCCGATGATCTCGGTCGGCAGCGCGAACTGGCGCGCCATGTTGCGCACCATCATCAGCTGCTGGTAATCCTTTTTGCCGAACACGGCCACCTTCGGCTGCACGCACGAAAACAGCTTGAGCACGATGGTGGTCACGCCGGTAAAGAAGCCCGGACGGAATTCGCCTTCGAGCGTGTTTCCCAGGTCGGCTGGCGGATTGACGCGGAACTCCTGCGGCTCCGGATACAAGTCCTTCTCGGTCGGCGCGAACAGCACATAGACGCCTTCCTTCTCCAGCTTCTCGACGTCGGCCTGGAAGGTGCGCGGATACTTGTCGAAGTCCTCGTTGGGGCCGAACTGCAGGCGGTTGACGAAGATCGATGCGACCACCGGATCGCCATGCTTGCGCGCCAGGCGCATCAGCGACAGGTGGCCCTCGTGCAGGTTGCCCATGGTCGGGACGAAGGCGGTGCGCAGTTGACCGCTCAGTTGGTCGCGCAGTTCTTCAATGGTGGTGATGATTTTCATAACATGTTCGCTATCAGCGTAAAAGGGAATTCGGTTAGCGCGGGCCGGGTTCAGGCGGGCGAATAGGCCAGGCGCACGTAGATGGGGGCGAACGGCTCGGCCTGGGTGATCTCGATCAGCGTCTCCTTGGCCAGCTCGAGCAGCGCGACAAAGTTCACCACCACCACCGGCACGCCGCCGGCGATGTCGAACAGGTCGGCGAACTCGACGAAACGGCTCGATTGCAGGCGCCGCAGGATGCCGGTCATGTGCTCGCGCACGGACAGCTCCTCGCGGCTGATCTTGTGGTGCTGGGTCAGCTTGGCGCGCTTGATCACGTCCAGCCAGGCCTGCTGCAGGTCGATCGGCGCCACCTCCGGCCAGGTCGGCACCAGGCTTTGCTCGATGAAGATCTGGGTGCGCACGAAATCGCGGTCGACCTGCGGGATCGCGTTCAGGTCGTAGGCGGCCAGCTTGATCTGCTCGTATTCCAGCAGGCGGCGGACCAGCTCGGCGCGCGGGTCGTCGTGTTCGATCTCCAGGTCCGACGGCCGCTGCGGCAACAGCATGCGCGACTTGATCTCGATCAGCATCGCCGCCATCAGCAGGTACTCGGCGGCCAGCTCCAGGTTCGACAGGCGGATCTGGTCGACATACTTCAGGTATTGCAGCGTCAGCTGCGCCATCGGAATGTCGAGGATGTTGAAGTTTTGCTTGCGGATCAGGTAGAGCAGCAGATCGAGCGGCCCTTCGAAGGCGTCGAGGAAGATTTCCAGCGCGTCCGGCGGAATGTACAGATCGTTGGGCAGCTTGAGCAGCGGCTCGCCGTAGAGGCGGGCGAGGGCGGCCACTTCCGATGTCACGGCGGCGGCCGCTTCGGCGACCTCCGGCGACACGGGGGCTTCCGCAGCGGCGTCGCCGTCGGCGGTTACCGCCGGCGGCGGGGTTGGCGCCTCGCCGGCCGGCTGTTCAGCCGTATCGTCTGGCAACATCCGTGCCGCCCCAAGTCCTTAGACTTTGTTCTGGTAGACGTAAGCTTGTTGCTTGACGGCCGACTCGAGCTGGCGTTCCTGCTCGTCGAGCGACAGCGGCGCCTTGTCCCACAGCAGCGCGCGGCCCAGACGTTGTCCTTCTTCGATCGCCGGATTCTTTTCCTTCAGCGACTTGATGAACAAGGTGTGGTCGGATTCGTACATCGAATGTTGTTTAGAGAATTTCATATAGTCCAAGTGAGTGGCTCAGCAATGGGTATTTTACCGCGACGCGGCACCGACGCGGTAATTCTATCGCCGCCGGCCACGCAAAGT encodes:
- a CDS encoding DUF3460 family protein, with the protein product MKFSKQHSMYESDHTLFIKSLKEKNPAIEEGQRLGRALLWDKAPLSLDEQERQLESAVKQQAYVYQNKV
- the panC gene encoding pantoate--beta-alanine ligase, encoding MKIITTIEELRDQLSGQLRTAFVPTMGNLHEGHLSLMRLARKHGDPVVASIFVNRLQFGPNEDFDKYPRTFQADVEKLEKEGVYVLFAPTEKDLYPEPQEFRVNPPADLGNTLEGEFRPGFFTGVTTIVLKLFSCVQPKVAVFGKKDYQQLMMVRNMARQFALPTEIIGAETYRADDGLALSSRNMYLSEAERAEAPALFQSLNYVANEMRAGHLDIFQVEHKAMEDLAKRGWKPDYVSIRKRSDLQPPSAGDLAQGAPLVVLAAAKLGSTRLIDNLEI
- a CDS encoding segregation/condensation protein A, giving the protein MLPDDTAEQPAGEAPTPPPAVTADGDAAAEAPVSPEVAEAAAAVTSEVAALARLYGEPLLKLPNDLYIPPDALEIFLDAFEGPLDLLLYLIRKQNFNILDIPMAQLTLQYLKYVDQIRLSNLELAAEYLLMAAMLIEIKSRMLLPQRPSDLEIEHDDPRAELVRRLLEYEQIKLAAYDLNAIPQVDRDFVRTQIFIEQSLVPTWPEVAPIDLQQAWLDVIKRAKLTQHHKISREELSVREHMTGILRRLQSSRFVEFADLFDIAGGVPVVVVNFVALLELAKETLIEITQAEPFAPIYVRLAYSPA